A DNA window from Rhipicephalus sanguineus isolate Rsan-2018 chromosome 8, BIME_Rsan_1.4, whole genome shotgun sequence contains the following coding sequences:
- the LOC119403400 gene encoding transmembrane protein 45B-like, with translation MGTFYGHVLPGVIMFAFGTWWSLRTWRRHARCRATGERFVASASAGRAEGVAKVAAATLGLATEIRKCISKGEWAPRNWHHMATYVFCGLSGPVDLLSSWTRGPGLLPPDCDYAALLLSFVGEGLVFHVHSHGRAPLDVLVHELLVYVIVAQAACLAVEMARRSSVVAALARGFCAVLQGTWLIQIAFLLFDPREGKRWDPRSGRDAMLAAAIFPVHVVAALVYVCLLGTVFSRRADVAYSRLPQEADKGEGALPDRGIGATRHSCMP, from the exons ATGGGTACATTCTACGGTCACGTTCTTCCGGGCGTCATTATGTTTGCCTTCGGCACGTGGTGGTCGCTACGGACATGGCGTCGGCATGCCAGGTGCCGCGCCACCGGGGAGCGCTTTGTGGCCAGTGCATCCGCGGGACGCGCTGAAGGCGTGGCCAAGGTAGCCGCGGCGACATTGGGCTTGGCCACTGAG ATTCGAAAATGCATATCTAAGGGAGAGTGGGCTCCTAGAAACTGGCATCACATGGCCACCTACGTGTTTTGCGGTTTGAGCGGGCCGGTGGATCTGCTCTCTTCGTGGACACGGGGACCCGGCCTTCTGCCACCAGACTGCGACTACGCCGCGCTGCTACTCTCCTTCGTGGGCGAAGGGCTCGTGTTCCACGTGCACTCGCACGGCAGGGCGCCGCTCGACGTGCTGGTGCACGAGCTGCTCGTCTACGTCATCGTGGCGCAGGCAGCCTGCCTCGCCGTCGAAATGGCGCGGCGATCGAGCGTGGTGGCGGCGCTCGCGAGAGGATTCTGCGCAGTTTTGCAG GGCACATGGCTCATCCAGATCGCCTTCTTGCTGTTCGACCCCCGCGAAGGGAAACGCTGGGACCCTCGGAGTGGGCGCGACGCCATGCTGGCGGCCGCCATCTTCCCTGTCCACGTGGTTGCCGCGTTGGTTTACGTGTGCCTGTTGGGAACAGTGTTCTCTCGCCGAGCCGACGTTGCCTACTCCAGACTTCCACAGGAGGCGGACAAAGGAGAAGGAGCACTGCCTGACCGCGGCATCGGTGCGACCCGGCATTCTTGCATGCCCTAA